Proteins from a genomic interval of Plasmodium berghei ANKA genome assembly, chromosome: 6:
- a CDS encoding BIR protein, whose amino-acid sequence MNKEVCNNFIYVTTKFPDQLDSDRKYYFNDDQHFKEYCDNNKCDSDLEKVNAGCLYFFNAFFKDSSVFESVAKSNIDIVDYIILWLNYMLNLKSNQAKNSLNHFYTTFINNERYKNTINYIEGYNNYKVLIDKKHDLTSKDMDNNIISELYDAFKLLCEMYSTFGESTSNCTKYSEKAKQFVEKYKNLNENSNNTEGTSYNKILSTLSTDYNNLKNKCSNIASFPEINTSTNTAKITKQTSEQTVQNSAQTSEVASLSSSIGNKLIPVLSIFGAIAFFLGIGYKYSLFKSRKQSRKQHLREKLKNKEENGSLIYDLKSSDYFRNNNND is encoded by the exons ATGAATAAAGAAGTg tGTAATAACTTCATTTATGTAACGACGAAATTTCCCGATCAATTGGACAGTGACAGaaagtattattttaatgatGATCAACATTTCAAAGAGTAttgtgataataataaatgtgaTAGTGATCTCGAAAAAGTTAATGCTggatgtttatatttttttaatgctTTCTTTAAGGATTCTTCTGTGTTTGAGTCTGTTGCAAAAAGTAACATCGATATTGTTGATTACATTATTCTATGgttaaattatatgttaAACTTAAAGTCAAATCAAGCAAAAAACAGTctaaatcatttttatactacatttataaataatgaaaggtataaaaatactataaattatattgaggggtataataattataaggTTCTTATAGATAAAAAACATGATTTGACGAGTAAGGACAtggataataatattatatctgAATTATATGAtgcatttaaattattatgtgaAATGTATTCTACATTTGGTGAAAGCACGTCAAATTGCACAAAATATTCGGAAAAAGCTAAACAATTtgttgaaaaatataaaaatttgaatgAAAATTCTAATAATACTGAAGGCACttcttataataaaatattgtcTACATTATCAActgattataataatttaaaaaataaatgtagcAATATTGCATCTTTTCCAGAGATAAACACATCAACAAATACTGCAAAAATTACTAAACAAACTTCTGAACAAACTGTGCAAAATTCCGCACAAACATCTGAAGTTGCATCATTAAGTTCGTCGATAGGAAACAAATTAATTCCAGTTTTATCGATATTTGGTGCAatagcattttttttaggaaTTGGATATaag tattcattatttaagtCTCGAAAACAATCTCGAAAACAACACTTAAGAgaaaaactaaaaaataaagaagaaaatggatcattaatatatgatttaaaaaGTAGTGATTACTtcagaaataataataatgattaa
- a CDS encoding BIR protein: MDDHVCRILLSVRNSFSNILDSNGNYQFTMNEGIFSNYCTSNTCSSNLEKINAGCLYLFDAFFKDSSVFESVAKSNINIVEYIMIWLSYMLNLIKNEQDNSLEYFYNTYIKGDHNYKKSIVNTTGYSNYKELIEKKNLMNMNIKDISKLYDAFTKLCMMHLEFDKKNPNCAKYLKEAKEFVEKYKKLKDDSNINEKSSYAQLLSTLLNDYNNFINKCSGVNCTNLPPLVTIEEIQSSAQSSGHSSGHNSVHSSGHNSVHSSGHSSGHSSVHNSGQISEQISGQISEDPSSSSIGNKLFTVLSIFGAIAFFLGISYKYSLFGFRKRAQKQYLREKIKNIKKRMNH, encoded by the exons ATGGATGACCATGTg TGTAGAATACTCCTTTCTGTAAGGAACTCGTTTTCCAATATATTAGACAGTAATGGAAACTATCAATTTACTATGAATGAAGGAATTTTTAGTAATTATTGTACTAGTAACACATGTAGTAGTAATCtcgaaaaaattaatgctggatgtttatatttgtttgatGCATTCTTTAAGGATTCTTCTGTGTTTGAGTCTGTTGCAAAAAGtaacataaatattgtTGAATACATTATGATATGGTTAAGTTATATGCTAAACTTAATCAAAAATGAACAAGACAACAGTctagaatatttttataatacatatataaagggtgaccataattataaaaagtcTATAGTGAATACTACGGGGTATAGTAATTATAAGGAActtatagaaaaaaaaaatctgatgaatatgaatattaaaGATATATCTAAATTATATGATGCATTTACTAAATTATGTATGATGCATCTTGAATTTGATAAGAAAAATCCAAATTGCGCGAAATATTTGAAAGAAGCTAAAGAATTtgttgaaaaatataaaaaacttaAGGACGATtctaatattaatgaaaagaGTTCATATGCTCAACTATTGTCTACTTTATTaaatgattataataattttataaacaaatgtAGTGGTGTTAATTGTACAAATCTTCCACCCCTTGTAACGATAGAAGAAATACAAAGTTCTGCACAAAGTTCTGGACATAGTTCTGGACATAATTCTGTACATAGTTCTGGACATAATTCTGTACATAGTTCTGGACATAGTTCTGGACATAGTTCTGTACATAATTCTGGACAAATTTCTGAACAAATATCTGGACAAATTTCTGAAGATCCATCAAGTTCGTCGATAGGAAACAAATTGTTTACAGTTTTATCGATATTTGGTGCAatagcattttttttaggaaTTTCTTATaag tattcGTTATTTGGATTTCGGAAACGAGCtcaaaaacaatatttaagagaaaaaataaaaaatataaagaagagaatgaatcattaa
- a CDS encoding fam-c protein: MNKWIFSLICIVVYAILDVSIHCSEQKVSGVGSRSIRGIKKMNKSNEKIGTKFKCRTQLKNNNPKNYKDNKISDGYGEMHHIFFCCFFIPKEYD; encoded by the exons atgaataaatggATATTTAGTTTAATTTGTATCGTCGTGTATGCCATTTTGGATGTATCAATACATTGCTCCGAACAGAAA GTATCTGGTGTAGGAAGTAGAAGCATTCGTGgtatcaaaaaaatgaacaagAGTAACGAAAAAATTGgtacaaaatttaaatgcAGAACCCAATTAAAGAATAACAATcctaaaaattataaagacAACAAAATCAGTGATGGCTATGGAGAAATGCAccatattttcttttgttGTTTCTTTATACCTAAAGAATATGATTAg
- a CDS encoding BIR protein, with product MNDHVCRRFLFVRSWFPDKLDKNKNYQFISDEHFKKYCTSNRCIGDLEKINAGCLYLFKELFGSFDLFKYHNNINIVDYIIIWLSYMLNLKEQAGNKSNLQYFYKTYINNDMYTNTIGGVEGYTSYKDLIDKKFYFLSMDKSIISKLYDAFKLLCNMYTEFDATNPTNKNYLDCAKKFVKKYQELNGNSNITGNSSYNKLLSTLSNDYDNFKKKCSGANCTNLPPLATIEEIKTSEQSSAYNPAHSSAQIPAHSSSQSSEQFSGHISEDPSSSSSIGNKLFTVLSIFGAIAFFLGISYKYSLFRFRKRAQKQYLREKIKNIKKRMNH from the exons ATGAATGACCATGTG tGTAGAAGGTTCCTTTTTGTAAGGAGTTGGTTTCCCGATAAATTAgacaaaaacaaaaattatcaatTTATTAGTGATGAACATTTCAAAAAGTATTGTACTAGTAATAGGTGTATTGGTGAtcttgaaaaaattaatgctggatgtttatatttgtttaaagAATTATTTGGGAGTTTTGATTTGTTTAAGTATCATAATAACATTAATATTGTTGATTACATTATCATATGGTTAAGTTATATGTTAAATCTAAAGGAACAAGCAGGAAATAAGAGCAATCTACAATActtttataaaacatatataaataatgatatgtATACTAATACTATAGGCGGTGTTGAGGGGTATACTAGTTACAAGGATCTtatagataaaaaattttattttttaagtatGGATAAGAGTATTATATCTAAATTATATGATGCATTTAAATTACTATGTAATATGTATACTGAGTTTGATGCAACCAACCCAACAAATAAGAATTATTTAGATTGTGctaaaaaatttgttaaaaaatatcaagAACTTAATGGAAATTCTAATATTACTGGAAACAgctcatataataaattattgtcTACACTATCAAATgattatgataattttaaaaagaaatgtAGTGGCGCTAATTGTACAAATCTTCCACCCCTTGCAACGatagaagaaataaaaacttCAGAACAAAGTTCTGCATATAATCCTGCACATAGTTCTGCACAAATTCCTGCACATAGTTCTTCACAAAGTTCTGAACAATTTTCTGGACATATTTCGGAAGATCCATCATCAAGTTCGTCGATAggaaacaaattatttacagTTTTATCGATATTTGGTGCAATAGCGTTTTTTTTAGGAATTTCTTATaag tattcGTTATTTAGATTTCGGAAACGAGCtcaaaaacaatatttaagagaaaaaataaaaaatataaagaagagaatgaatcattaa
- a CDS encoding BIR protein, whose product MNDDLCQKFDLLRMHLPDELTETAKRNFDDDSDFKKYCPNGDCNTDLEKFSIGFLWLLEQWYSAIISKNYNEDNTNAFFLHMISWFSYKLKQKSYYTTTSLNDFYNEHIKNNDKYSKFISDSGRYTNFNEFIEKQKDLFNINIEDLSKFYDASKLICSMYGNVATNTNGTTLSNNATSFVKKYTELKGGNNIEDTARSKIFSVLSTDYNNLKNKCSDIPSLPEIKTTKISVQNSVKSPVQNSEQTSAQISEYTSSSSSIKSKLIPFLSIFGAIAFFLGISYKYSLFGFRKRAQKQYLREKIKNIKKRMNH is encoded by the exons ATGAATGATGATCTA TGTCAAAAATTTGATCTTTTGAGGATGCATTTACCCGATGAATTAACCGAAACCGCAAAACGCAATTTCGATGATGATTCGGATTTCAAAAAGTACTGCCCTAATGGTGACTGCAATACTGATCTCGAAAAGTTTTCGATTGGATTTTTATGGTTACTTGAACAATGGTATTCTGCAATCATaagtaaaaattataatgaagATAATACTAATGCATTTTTTCTACATATGATTTCATGGTTTAGTTACAAATTAAAGCAAAAATCATATTACACAACCACCTCATTAAAcgatttttataatgaacatataaaaaataatgataaatatagtaAATTTATAAGTGATTCTGGTagatatacaaattttaatgaattcATAGAGAAACAAAAAGATttgtttaatattaatattgaaGATCTGtctaaattttatgatgCATCCAAATTAATATGTAGTATGTATGGTAATGTTGCAACAAATACAAATGGCACCACCCTGTCAAATAATGCTACTagttttgttaaaaaatatacagaGCTCAAAGGTGGCAATAATATTGAAGATACCGCACgtagtaaaatattttctgttttatcaactgattataataatttaaaaaataaatgtagcGATATTCCATCTCTTCCAGAGATAAAAACGACAAAGATTTCTGTACAAAATTCTGTAAAAAGTCCTGTGCAAAATTCTGAACAAACCTCTGCACAAATATCTGAATATACATCATCAAGTTCGTCGATAAAAAGCAAATtaattccatttttatcgATATTTGGTGCAatagcattttttttaggaaTCTCATATaag tattcGTTATTTGGATTTCGGAAACGAGCtcaaaaacaatatttaagagaaaaaataaaaaacataaagaAGAGAATgaatcattaa
- a CDS encoding BIR protein: protein MDKKVCGILLSINNSFSKNFDEKRGYQIIINKTILNNYCTSNKCDNDLEKISAGCLYLLDAFFMNSDLFKSVAKSNIDIVEYIIIWLSYMLSLKKQVGNKTNLQYFYDIYIKNHEKYTNSITGVDAYYNSYKDLIDQKKNLISMDMSIISKLYDVFIKLCMMHIEFDENVPNCNKYLENAKRFVEKYDELNKDPRITENSPYYKLLSTLSNDYDNFKKKCSDSKCFNSSSFPTIEKAPNSVESIKQFSEQPSAQGSAHSSGQISEQNGQSSELISAQASEVTSSNSSIGNKLFTVLSVFGAIAFLLGISYKYSLFGFRKRAQKQYLREKIKNIKKRMNH from the exons ATGGATAAGAAAGTG TGTGGAATACTCCTTTCTATAAATAACTCGTTTTCCAAAAATTTTGACGAAAAAAGAGGCtatcaaattattattaataaaacaattttgaataattaTTGTACTAGTAACAAATGTGATAATGATCTCGAAAAAATTAGTGCTGGATGTTTATATTTGCTTGATGCATTCTTTATGAATTCCGATTTGTTTAAGTCTGTTGCAAAAAGTAACATCGATATTGTTGAATACATTATCATATGGCTAAGTTATATGTTAAGCCTAAAGAAACAAGTAGGAAATAAGACCAAtctacaatatttttatgatatatatataaagaatcATGAAAAGTATACAAATTCTATAACTGGTGTTGATGCTTATTATAATAGTTATAAGGATCTTATagatcaaaaaaaaaatttgataaGTATGGATATGAGTATTATATCTAAATTATATGatgtatttattaaattatgtaTGATGCATATTGaatttgatgaaaatgTTCCAAATTGCAATAAATATTTGGAAAATGCCAAAAGGTTtgttgaaaaatatgatgaaCTTAACAAAGATCCTAGAATTACTGAAAATAGtccatattataaattgttGTCTACACTATCAAATgattatgataattttaaaaagaaatgtAGTGATTCTAAATGTTTCAATTCTTCATCCTTCCCAACGATAGAAAAAGCACCAAATTCTGTAGAAAGTATTAAACAATTTTCTGAACAGCCTTCTGCACAAGGTTCTGCACATAGTTCTGGACAAATTTCTGAACAAAATGGACAAAGTTCTGAACTAATTTCTGCACAAGCTTCTGAAGTTACATCATCAAATTCGTCAATAggaaacaaattatttacagTTTTATCGGTATTTGGCGCAATAGCATTTTTATTGGGAATTTCTTATaag tattcGTTATTTGGATTTCGGAAACGAGCtcaaaaacaatatttaagagaaaaaataaaaaacataaagaAGAGAATgaatcattaa